From one Brachypodium distachyon strain Bd21 chromosome 4, Brachypodium_distachyon_v3.0, whole genome shotgun sequence genomic stretch:
- the LOC100835886 gene encoding 40S ribosomal protein S16: MSAVLTRPAPGTVQCFGRKKTAVAVAYCKPGRGLIKVNGAPIELIRPEMLRLKAFEPILLAGRSRFKDIDMRIRVRGGGKTSQIYAIRQAIAKGLVAYFQKYVDEAAKKEVKEIFGRYDRTLLVADPRRCEPKKFGGRGARARFQKSYR; the protein is encoded by the coding sequence ATGTCGGCCGTGCTGACCCGCCCGGCGCCGGGCACGGTGCAGTGCTTCGGgcggaagaagacggcggTCGCCGTGGCCTACTGCAAGCCTGGCCGCGGCCTGATCAAGGTGAACGGCGCCCCGATCGAGCTTATCCGCCCGGAGATGCTCCGCCTCAAGGCTTTCGAGCCGATCCTGCTGGCCGGCCGGTCTCGGTTCAAGGACATCGACATGCGGATCcgcgtccgcggcggcgggaagaCGTCGCAGATCTACGCCATCCGCCAGGCCATCGCCAAGGGGCTCGTCGCCTACTTCCAGAAGTACGTCGACGAGGCCGCCAAGAAGGAGGTCAAGGAGATCTTCGGCCGCTACGACCGCAccctcctcgtcgccgaccCCCGCCGCTGCGAGCCCAAGAAGTTCGGCGGTCGCGGCGCCCGTGCCAGGTTCCAGAAGTCGTAccgttga
- the LOC100835578 gene encoding probable arabinosyltransferase ARAD1: protein MTMAPPRARALLLPLAAATVLVASTIFLFAAAAWRGGPSADSGLPVPSTSAGFLSVPVSARVPSVGKGHELSFLDENGLPDDPGSGSVSVSVSAPPRCDPRDAAVRVFLYDLPPEFHFGMLGWAPTGDDGGGAVWPEVSAAPRYPGGLNQQHSVEYWLTLDLLASSSAAGLPCGAAARVADAQDADVVFVPFFASLSYNRHSKPVPPEKVSRDRALQEKLVRYLAARPEWKRSGGADHVIVAHHPNSLLHARSALFPAVFVLSDFGRYHPRVASLEKDLVAPYRHMAKTFVNDTAGFDDRPTLLYFRGAIYRKEGGNIRQELYNMLKDEKDVFFSFGSVQDHGVSKASQGMHSSKFCLNIAGDTPSSNRLFDAIVSHCVPVIISDDIELPYEDVLDYSKFSIFVRSSDAVKRGYLMKLIRGVTKHRWTRMWKRLKEVDKHFEYQFPSRKDDAVQMIWQALARKVPSIRLKAHRFRRASRFEGGSK from the exons ATGACCAtggcgccgccccgcgcccgcgcgctgCTCCTGCCGCTGGCGGCAGCCACCGTGCTCGTCGCCTCCACCATCttcctcttcgccgccgccgcctggcgCGGCGGCCCCTCCGCCGATTCCGGCCTCCCCGTCCCTTCCACCTCCGCCGGCTTTCTATCCGTCCCTGTCAGCGCTAGGGTTCCGTCCGTCGGCAAGGGCCATGAGCTCTCCTTCCTCGACGAGAACGGCCTCCCCGACGaccccggctccggctccgtctccgtctccgtctCGGCGCCCCCCAGATGCGACCCCCGCGATGCCGCCGTCAGGGTCTTCCTCTACGACTTGCCTCCCGAGTTCCACTTCGGGATGCTCGGCTGGGCCCccaccggcgacgacggcggcggagctgtCTGGCCTGAGGTGAGCGCCGCCCCGCGCTACCCCGGCGGGCTCAACCAGCAGCACAGCGTGGAGTACTGGCTCACGCTAGACCTCCTCGCTTCCTCATCGGCAGCGGGCCTCCCctgcggcgcggcggcgagggtcGCCGACGCCCAGGACGCCGACGTGGTCTTCGTGCCCTTCTTCGCGTCCCTCAGCTACAACCGCCACTCGAAACCCGTCCCGCCGGAGAAGGTCAGCAGGGACAGGGCCCTGCAGGAGAAGCTCGTCCGGTACCTGGCGGCGCGGCCCGAGTGGAAGCGGTCCGGGGGCGCCGACCACGTCATCGTCGCGCACCACCCCAACAGCCTGCTCCACGCCCGGTCGGCACTGTTCCCCGCCGTGTTCGTGCTGTCTGACTTCGGGAGGTACCACCCCAGGGTGGCCAGCTTGGAGAAGGATCTCGTCGCGCCGTACCGGCATATGGCCAAGACGTTTGTGAATGACACGGCCGGGTTTGATGACCGGCCGACCTTGTTGTACTTCCGGGGAGCCATTTACAGGAAGGAG GGAGGGAACATTCGACAGGAGCTCTACAATATGCTCAAAGATGAAAAggatgttttcttttcctttgggAGCGTCCAGGATCACGGGGTCAGCAAAGCCAGCCAGGGAATGCACTCATCAAAGTTTTGCCTAAACATTGCTGGGGACACCCCCTCTTCTAATCGTCTGTTTGACGCTATAGTAAGCCACTGCGTGCCTGTTATCATCAGTGACGACATTGAGCTCCCTTACGAGGATGTCTTAGACTACTCCAAGTTCTCCATCTTTGTTCGTTCGTCCGACGCCGTCAAAAGGGGGTACTTGATGAAACTGATCAGAGGCGTAACCAAGCATCGATGGACAAGGATGTGGAAGAGGCTGAAAGAGGTGGACAAACACTTCGAGTACCAGTTCCCATCTCGGAAGGACGATGCGGTCCAGATGATCTGGCAAGCATTGGCTAGGAAGGTGCCTTCGATCCGGCTGAAGGCACATAGGTTTAGGAGAGCATCGAGATTTGAAGGAGGAAGCAAATAA
- the LOC100836195 gene encoding uncharacterized protein LOC100836195: protein MNEEGPQMDPVKISDGEEMLVDKLCFLEPLCAEEINEDTRLYPRVGDEYQVEIPNLATEEERMRLRSSPVDDSSMFGFEYPVAVGLTIPVSWTQNTNTHIEEECREFSGHNSCPSEDEHNNHSSGNTPRNLTQHSMLPERLGSKVEHDEQCGKSAGQNIHCSSVKRKANDYVPLPGMPMCSWTDEEAQTFLLGLYIFGKNLDQVTKFMKSKTMGEVLSYYYGEFFRSAGYKRWDACRNARSRRLIRGSRIFSGPRQQEFLSRLLAAVPTEARDALLEVFKKFNEGTPDFEQFILCLRSTVGAQVLVEAVGIGKGKYDLTGFPLDPSRKHGMSARAETPIVKKTFSSLSSGDIMKYLTGDFRLSKARSNDLFWEAVWPRLLVSGWHCEKPKDSSLIGKHAFVFLIPGVNKFSRKKLVKGNHYFDSVCDVLRKVASKPRLLDFGVESGNNEGGDKPENGWVHNVEPESALPGKKPPCYIWPNEPGCSSELMKFTVVDTSSVQGEEPRNLRSLRNLPADTNHGYIASPHSGDSGSGNSEELSDSEDSSQPSEDLNTNKSTTDASYVNERKRKPPTVDKMDADALPKIPSTVNGHNSVDQIFSATNTVCASTATVLPVGNQRVRPTNSSTEINFQFDQRVHPDPEVLLAPVSKRRRLVSCKNERTGRKSTAVNKINYWKQADAPLQHVPKANEASAGANPFVRGAIPNSSTNITLDINKNNTYSRQLHDIPHNNVQTTSYKEKAQHKHVIDLNIPQVPSDYEATASYIVPPSDNNTSIVDRPVHPPETKEMDGSLLETCSNAVLGEQLSFDSRRQSTRSCLPTTRALEALDGGSMGTEQNGEDANFPSSNRSSRPVQQPPRRSTDIVAPLSSEGEGSSFHFTNPAIVVDEPRMSNPQDHSAPSDRSSAKVTRQLSARETICPSCHYKWNEYE, encoded by the exons ATGAATGAAGAAGGACCTCAG ATGGATCCTGTTAAAATAAGCGATGGTGAAGAGATGCTTGTTGACAAGCTGTGTTTTCTAGAGCCCTTATGTGCAGAGGAGATCAATGAAGATACACGTCTATACCCTCGTGTAGGGGATGAGTACCAAGTGGAAATTCCGAACCTAGCAACGGAAGAGGAACGAATGCGATTAAGGTCATCGCCTGTCGATGACAGCAGTATGTTTGGTTTTGAGTATCCTGTGGCAGTAGGATTAACTATTCCAGTCTCATGGACCCAAAATACAAACACTCACATCGAAGAAGAGTGCAGGGAATTTTCAGGACACAATTCGTGCCCTTCGGAAGATGAACATAACAACCACAGTAGTGGAAATACTCCAAGGAATTTAACTCAGCACAGCATGCTTCCAGAGCGTCTGGGCAGTAAAgttgaacatgatgaacaatgTGGGAAATCTGCTGGACAAAACATTCACTGTTCTTCTGTAAAGAGGAAAGCCAACGATTATGTTCCATTGCCTGGAATGCCAATGTGCTCCTGGACTGATGAAGAGGCGCAAACTTTTCTTCTTGGTCTCTACATTTTTGGCAAAAATCTTGATCAGGTGACAAAATTTATGAAAAGCAAGACAATGGGTGAAGTTCTATCCTACTACTATGGAGAATTTTTCAGGTCTGCTGGATATAAACGATGGGATGCGTGTAGAAACGCAAGAAGCAGGAGACTTATACGTGGGTCGCGTATATTTTCTGGTCCCAGACAGCAGGAATTTTTGTCACGTTTGCTTGCTGCCGTACCAACGGAGGCTCGAGATGCTTTGCTGGAG GTCTTTAAGAAATTCAATGAGGGAACACCTGATTTTGAGCAATTTATTTTATGCCTAAGGTCCACAGTTGGGGCACAAGTTCTTGTAGAAGCAGTTGGAATTGGTAAGGGAAAATATGACTTGACTGGATTTCCATTAGATCCTAGTAGAAAACATGGTATGTCAGCCCGGGCAGAAACCCCTATTGTGAAGAAGACTTTTTCATCGCTTTCATCTGGAGATATCATGAAGTATTTGACTGGTGATTTCAGACTAAGCAAGGCAAGATCTAATGATCTATTTTGGGAAGCTGTCTGGCCTCGCTTGCTTGTGAGTGGGTGGCACTGCGAGAAGCCCAAAGATTCTTCACTCATTGGCAAGCATGCTTTTGTCTTCCTCATTCCAGGTGTAAATAAATTTTCCAGAAAGAAGCTCGTCAAAGGAAATCATTATTTTGATTCTGTTTGCGATGTCTTGAGAAAAGTTGCATCCAAACCGAGGTTACTTGACTTTGGAGTTGAAAGTGGTAACAACGAAGGTGGGGACAAGCCTGAAAATGGATGGGTCCATAATGTTGAACCTGAAAGCGCACTTCCTGGCAAGAAACCTCCTTGCTATATCTGGCCCAATGAACCTGGGTGTTCTTCAGAGCTAATGAAGTTTACTGTGGTGGATACTAGTTCTGTTCAAGGGGAAGAACCGCGTAACCTAAGATCACTAAGAAATCTACCTGCAGATACCAATCATGGTTACATTGCTTCACCACATTCAGGAGATTCTGGGAGTGGCAACTCAGAAGAACTATCAGATTCAGAAGACAGCTCTCAGCCTTCTGAAGATCTGAATACAAATAAAAGTACAACTGATGCTAGCTATGTTAATGAGAGAAAGCGTAAGCCCCCAACGGTTGATAAGATGGATGCTGATGCGCTTCCAAAGATTCCAAGCACAGTCAATGGTCACAATTCAGTTGATCAAATTTTCAGCGCGACGAATACTGTCTGCGCTTCAACTGCAACAGTTCTTCCTGTTGGTAATCAAAGGGTCCGTCCTACCAATTCTTCAACTGAAATAAACTTTCAGTTTGATCAAAGAGTACATCCAGATCCTGAAGTTTTGTTAGCACCTGTGTCAAAGAGAAGGAGGTTAGTTTCTTGCAAGAATGAAAGAACTGGTCGCAAAAGTACTGCTgtcaacaaaataaattactGGAAGCAAGCCGACGCCCCACTGCAGCATGTGCCTAAAGCAAATGAAGCAAGTGCAGGGGCAAACCCTTTCGTACGGGGTGCAATTCCAAACTCATCGACCAACATAACCTTGGACATTAATAAGAATAACACATATAGCAGACAGCTGCACGACATCCCCCATAATAATGTTCAAACAACGTCTTACAAGGAGAAGGCCCAACACAAGCATGTCATTGATCTGAATATCCCACAAGTGCCTTCTGATTACGAGGCAACCGCAAGCTACATAGTGCCTCCATCTGACAATAATACATCAATCGTGGACAGACCTGTACATCCCCCAGAAACCAAGGAGATGGATGGCAGCCTTCTGGAGACCTGTAGCAACGCGGTGTTGGGTGAGCAGCTTTCTTTCGACTCAAGGAGGCAGAGTACCAGAAGCTGCTTGCCGACGACCCGAGCTCTGGAGGCTCTTGACGGTGGCTCTATGGGGACAGAACAGAATGGTGAGGATGCAAATTTCCCATCTTCCAACAGGAGCAGCAGACCTGTCCAGCAACCACCACGAAGATCAACTGACATCGTGGCCCCACTCTCTTCTGAGGGCGAGGGAAGCAGCTTTCATTTTACTAATCCAGCCATTGTTGTCGACGAACCGCGCATGAGTAACCCTCAGGATCACAGCGCCCCCTCGGACAGGTCCAGTGCCAAAGTGACTCGTCAATTGTCTGCCCGTGAAACCATCTGTCCGTCATGCCATTATAAATGGAACGAATACGAGTAA